In a genomic window of Hymenobacter chitinivorans DSM 11115:
- a CDS encoding GWxTD domain-containing protein translates to MPAFVRCFSVGLLLLLGLALHPLRAQRRDFTGQYQPLRRIQVDTRREGDSLRLYLYFPDGSVLQRGPLQVAAWENYQAKRPLWRMTVPHLARRTRQVESAAWVEFCVAAAALQPGQVLSASCAPENEADAGDAAWLNLSKERLARPFLLTDSLGDPLLRRYVHRGEPFLLDCYGPDKSVTAKRYDASFVAALPPMSTAGAPAQPRRLPARDSLFFRAGQRLVLNQPGLYALRALGTAAPVGLLVTDEDFPELNTADELIQPLIYLTTSAERQALLGAEQPKRAVDQFWLKVAGGNQTQARQLIRTYYGRVAAANQLFTAHKAGWMTDRGLLYIVLGAPETVYRTATEEQWVYRGTQSGSTTYTFRHKPSTFAPEHYELVRRPEYEMLWYAAVEQWRKGTTTARSGR, encoded by the coding sequence ATGCCTGCTTTCGTCCGTTGCTTTTCCGTTGGTCTGCTCCTGCTGCTGGGCTTGGCACTTCACCCGCTGCGGGCCCAGCGGCGCGACTTTACCGGCCAGTACCAGCCTTTGCGCCGCATCCAGGTTGATACCCGCCGGGAGGGCGACAGTCTGCGCCTGTACCTGTACTTTCCCGACGGCAGCGTGCTGCAGCGGGGGCCATTGCAGGTAGCAGCTTGGGAAAACTACCAGGCCAAACGCCCGCTCTGGCGCATGACGGTGCCGCACCTGGCCCGGCGCACGCGGCAGGTGGAGTCGGCGGCCTGGGTGGAGTTTTGCGTGGCGGCGGCGGCTTTGCAGCCCGGGCAGGTGCTAAGTGCCAGCTGCGCCCCCGAAAATGAGGCCGATGCTGGCGACGCCGCCTGGCTCAACCTTAGCAAAGAACGCCTAGCCCGCCCCTTCCTGCTCACCGACTCCCTCGGCGACCCGCTGCTGCGCCGCTACGTGCATCGCGGGGAGCCTTTTCTACTTGACTGCTACGGTCCTGACAAGTCCGTAACAGCCAAGCGCTACGACGCCAGCTTTGTGGCTGCCCTGCCGCCCATGTCGACGGCCGGCGCCCCGGCCCAGCCCCGCAGGCTGCCCGCCCGCGACTCGCTTTTTTTCCGGGCCGGGCAGCGGCTAGTGTTAAATCAGCCGGGCCTGTACGCTCTGCGCGCGCTGGGCACCGCCGCGCCGGTGGGCCTGCTGGTGACGGATGAGGACTTCCCAGAGCTCAACACCGCCGACGAGCTGATTCAGCCCCTGATTTACCTGACCACCTCCGCCGAGCGCCAGGCCTTGCTCGGTGCCGAACAGCCTAAGCGGGCCGTCGACCAGTTTTGGCTGAAAGTAGCCGGCGGTAACCAAACCCAGGCCCGGCAGCTGATCCGGACGTATTACGGCCGGGTGGCGGCGGCCAACCAGCTCTTTACCGCCCACAAAGCCGGCTGGATGACGGACCGCGGCCTGCTCTACATCGTGCTGGGTGCTCCCGAAACGGTATACCGCACCGCCACCGAGGAGCAGTGGGTGTACCGCGGCACCCAGTCTGGCAGCACCACGTACACGTTCCGGCACAAACCCAGTACCTTTGCCCCCGAACACTATGAATTGGTGCGCCGGCCGGAGTATGAAATGCTGTGGTATGCCGCCGTTGAGCAATGGAGAAAAGGAACGACGACCGCCCGGAGCGGCCGCTGA
- the recQ gene encoding DNA helicase RecQ, with protein MPAVNQAVKHEADLKGKLKEVFGYGQFRGTQEAIIQNVIEGNNTFVIMPTGAGKSLCYQLPALILPGTAIVISPLIALMKNQVDQLNAFGVNAAFLNSTLSKSEMNRVKKDVISGEVKLLYVAPESLTKDETIDFLQKATISFVAIDEAHCISEWGHDFRPEYRRIRGIIDNIGQVPIIALTATATPKVQLDIQKNLQMDEASVFKTSFNRTNLYYEVRPKHNTKKQLIQYVKQHKNKAGIVYCLSRKKVEEIAELLRVNDVKALPYHAGLDPHVRMANQDAFLNEEADVIVATIAFGMGIDKPDVRFVIHYDTPKSIEGYYQETGRGGRDGLEGNCLMFYSYDDIVKLEKFNKDKPVTERDNSKLLLQEMANYADSAVCRRKQLLHYFGEHFEKDCGFCDNCRHPKERFEAKDEVVMALKAVVQTEERFGIEHIGTVLMGMNNAHVESYGHNALPIYGQGKDHDAAFWHSLLRQTLLNGFLEKDIENFGVVKICPKGLDFIENPHSIKLTKDHNYEEEVKEEQEKEEVQEAAGHDAALFEMLKSLRKKIAKEKNLPPYVLFQDPSLKEMATTFPTKMDDLAHVGGVGQGKAQKFGQPFLALIQKYVEENDIVTAADVVVKSAVNKSKIKIYIIQQIDKKMDLEEIASSKGIDMRELMEEIEHICYSGTKLNLDYYIDGVLDQDRQEEITDYFLQASTDNIAVALKELGPDEYTEEDLRLMRIKFLSEYAN; from the coding sequence ATGCCAGCGGTAAACCAAGCAGTCAAGCATGAGGCTGATCTGAAGGGCAAGTTAAAGGAAGTTTTTGGGTACGGTCAGTTTCGCGGCACCCAGGAAGCCATCATTCAGAACGTCATCGAGGGCAACAATACCTTCGTGATTATGCCCACCGGGGCCGGTAAGTCGCTGTGCTACCAGCTGCCCGCCCTGATTCTGCCCGGCACGGCCATCGTTATTTCCCCCCTGATTGCCCTGATGAAAAATCAGGTGGACCAGCTCAACGCCTTCGGCGTAAACGCGGCGTTTCTGAACTCGACCTTGTCGAAGTCGGAGATGAACCGGGTGAAAAAGGACGTCATCAGCGGCGAGGTGAAGCTGCTCTACGTGGCGCCCGAAAGCCTGACCAAGGACGAAACCATCGACTTCCTGCAGAAGGCCACCATCAGCTTCGTGGCTATTGACGAGGCTCACTGCATTTCGGAGTGGGGCCACGACTTCCGCCCCGAGTACCGCCGCATCCGGGGCATTATCGACAATATCGGGCAGGTGCCCATTATTGCCCTCACGGCCACGGCTACGCCCAAGGTGCAGCTCGACATCCAGAAGAACCTGCAGATGGACGAGGCCTCGGTGTTCAAGACTTCGTTTAACCGCACCAACCTCTACTACGAGGTGCGGCCCAAGCACAACACCAAGAAGCAGCTGATTCAGTACGTGAAGCAGCACAAGAACAAGGCCGGTATCGTGTACTGCCTGAGCCGGAAGAAGGTGGAGGAAATTGCCGAGCTGCTGCGCGTGAATGACGTGAAGGCCCTGCCCTACCACGCCGGCCTCGACCCGCACGTGCGCATGGCCAACCAGGACGCCTTCCTCAACGAGGAAGCCGACGTCATCGTGGCTACCATTGCCTTCGGCATGGGCATCGACAAGCCCGACGTGCGCTTCGTGATTCACTACGACACGCCCAAGAGCATTGAGGGCTACTACCAGGAAACCGGCCGCGGCGGCCGCGACGGACTGGAGGGCAACTGCCTGATGTTCTACAGCTACGACGACATCGTGAAGCTGGAGAAGTTCAACAAGGACAAGCCCGTGACCGAGCGCGACAACTCCAAGCTGCTGCTCCAGGAAATGGCCAACTACGCCGACTCGGCCGTGTGCCGGCGCAAGCAGCTGCTGCACTACTTCGGCGAGCATTTCGAGAAGGACTGCGGCTTCTGCGACAACTGCCGCCACCCCAAGGAGCGGTTTGAGGCCAAGGACGAGGTAGTTATGGCCCTCAAAGCCGTGGTGCAGACCGAGGAGCGCTTCGGCATCGAGCACATCGGGACCGTGCTCATGGGCATGAACAACGCCCACGTGGAAAGCTACGGCCACAACGCCCTGCCGATTTACGGCCAGGGCAAGGACCATGACGCGGCCTTCTGGCACTCGCTGCTGCGCCAGACCCTGCTCAACGGCTTCCTGGAGAAGGACATCGAGAACTTTGGCGTTGTGAAAATTTGTCCCAAAGGCTTAGATTTCATCGAGAATCCGCATTCCATCAAACTCACCAAGGACCACAACTACGAGGAAGAGGTGAAAGAAGAGCAAGAAAAAGAGGAAGTCCAGGAAGCCGCGGGCCACGACGCCGCGCTTTTTGAGATGCTGAAATCCTTGCGCAAGAAGATAGCCAAGGAGAAAAACCTGCCCCCCTACGTGCTGTTTCAGGACCCGAGCCTGAAGGAAATGGCCACTACCTTCCCCACCAAGATGGACGACCTCGCCCACGTGGGCGGCGTGGGCCAGGGCAAGGCCCAGAAGTTTGGGCAACCCTTCCTGGCCCTGATCCAGAAGTACGTCGAGGAAAACGACATCGTGACGGCCGCCGACGTGGTGGTGAAGTCGGCCGTCAACAAGTCGAAGATTAAGATTTACATCATCCAGCAGATCGACAAGAAGATGGATCTGGAGGAAATTGCTTCCTCCAAGGGCATCGACATGCGGGAGCTGATGGAGGAAATTGAGCACATCTGCTACTCCGGCACCAAGCTCAACCTGGATTACTACATCGACGGCGTGCTGGACCAGGACCGGCAGGAGGAAATCACCGACTACTTCCTGCAGGCCAGCACCGACAACATTGCCGTGGCCCTCAAGGAGCTCGGCCCCGATGAGTACACCGAGGAAGACCTGCGCCTGATGCGCATCAAGTTCCTGAGCGAGTACGCCAACTAA
- a CDS encoding outer membrane beta-barrel protein, translating to MLKLTLTTALLTGVSLATYAQDEPHRFEVGLEVVNYSPFAKQVYNYASNQLNDKAHWASGAVFRYNLGRFSLRSGVSYNTGTNNTEPNNCADCAVGSSTGKDLRLRLGGQYSPLVKAPWLYVFSDFYYRRFTSEGRFTGGFCGCLDTDVEVTSDGVGNSTGLGVKIRTWKHFYLNPEVYYDVLRAPNHVSSADRNSGNHFQYDTRTKQQAPAIRVNAIIAF from the coding sequence ATGCTGAAATTAACGCTGACTACGGCCTTGTTGACCGGCGTTTCCCTGGCAACTTACGCCCAGGATGAGCCCCACCGCTTCGAGGTAGGCCTGGAGGTCGTCAATTATTCTCCCTTTGCCAAGCAAGTCTACAACTACGCCAGCAACCAGCTCAACGACAAGGCCCACTGGGCGTCCGGCGCCGTGTTTCGCTACAACCTCGGACGCTTTAGTCTGCGCTCCGGCGTCAGCTACAACACGGGCACGAACAACACTGAGCCCAACAACTGCGCCGACTGCGCCGTGGGCAGCTCGACGGGCAAAGACTTGCGGCTACGGCTGGGCGGACAGTACTCGCCCTTGGTCAAAGCCCCGTGGCTGTACGTGTTCAGCGACTTTTACTACCGCCGCTTCACGTCCGAAGGCCGCTTTACCGGCGGCTTTTGCGGCTGCCTCGATACAGACGTAGAGGTGACGTCTGACGGAGTGGGCAACAGCACCGGCCTGGGAGTTAAAATTCGTACTTGGAAGCACTTTTACCTCAATCCCGAGGTGTATTATGACGTATTGCGGGCTCCCAACCACGTCAGCAGCGCCGACCGTAACTCGGGCAACCACTTTCAATACGACACCCGTACCAAGCAGCAAGCCCCGGCCATCCGCGTCAACGCCATTATAGCCTTCTGA
- a CDS encoding mannose-1-phosphate guanylyltransferase — MNQNTFLVVMAGGIGSRFWPFSRTHLPKQFHDVMGVGRSMLQLTVDRFKEICPPENVFVVTNRDYMDLVQQHLPELAANQILGEPIGRNTAPCIAYASYCIAKRNPTATIIVTPADHAVLREEEFRTIIRQAVDVAENHDVLLTLGIQPSRPDTGYGYIQYIDEDSKSGLPQGVKKVKTFTEKPNLELARMFVESGDFLWNSGLFVWRADVIIHAFHQYLGDIAEVFDEGISELGTAQEADFIAQAYTRCRNISIDYGVMEKADNVYVLPADFGWSDLGTWDSLHRMGQHDADNNVVDGDALLYDTRECVIKTPSERLVVVQGLDGYIIAEYDNVLLICKRTEEQRVKEFVADVKSKKGTGYN; from the coding sequence ATGAATCAGAATACGTTCCTCGTCGTGATGGCCGGTGGTATTGGCAGCCGCTTCTGGCCTTTTAGCCGCACTCATCTGCCCAAGCAGTTTCACGACGTGATGGGCGTGGGCCGGTCCATGCTCCAGCTCACCGTAGACCGGTTCAAGGAAATCTGTCCGCCCGAAAACGTATTTGTGGTCACCAACCGCGACTACATGGACCTGGTGCAGCAGCACCTGCCCGAGCTGGCGGCCAACCAGATTCTGGGGGAGCCGATTGGCCGCAATACTGCGCCCTGCATTGCCTACGCCAGCTACTGCATTGCCAAGCGCAACCCCACGGCTACCATCATCGTGACGCCGGCCGACCACGCCGTGCTGCGCGAGGAGGAGTTCCGGACCATCATCCGGCAGGCGGTGGACGTGGCCGAAAACCACGACGTGCTGCTCACGCTCGGCATTCAGCCCTCCCGCCCCGATACTGGGTACGGCTACATTCAGTATATCGACGAGGACAGCAAGAGCGGCTTGCCCCAGGGCGTGAAAAAGGTGAAGACCTTTACCGAGAAGCCGAATCTGGAGCTGGCCCGCATGTTCGTGGAAAGCGGCGACTTCCTGTGGAATTCCGGCCTGTTTGTGTGGCGCGCCGACGTGATTATTCACGCCTTCCACCAGTACCTGGGCGATATTGCCGAGGTGTTCGACGAGGGCATCAGTGAGCTGGGTACGGCCCAGGAAGCCGACTTCATTGCCCAGGCCTACACCCGCTGCCGCAATATCAGCATCGACTACGGGGTGATGGAAAAGGCCGACAACGTGTACGTGCTGCCCGCCGACTTCGGCTGGAGCGACCTGGGCACCTGGGACTCGCTGCACCGCATGGGCCAACACGACGCCGACAACAACGTGGTAGACGGCGACGCGCTGCTCTACGATACGCGGGAGTGCGTCATCAAAACCCCATCGGAGCGTCTGGTCGTGGTGCAGGGCCTCGACGGCTACATCATTGCCGAGTACGACAACGTGCTACTGATCTGCAAGCGCACGGAAGAGCAGCGGGTCAAGGAATTTGTGGCCGACGTAAAATCGAAAAAGGGCACGGGCTACAACTAG
- the rlmB gene encoding 23S rRNA (guanosine(2251)-2'-O)-methyltransferase RlmB, translated as MEKRNDDRPERPLNERRTYYNSENRPVSREERGGPDRRESRGGGEGRDSRGGDSRSSGDFKPRYPHKPAADRSIDMLFGLRPILEALTAGRTLEKIFLLRGTKNSVTQEITELAKAANVPMSLVPIEKLNDLTRKNHQGAVAFVSPIDYQPLDSILAGLYEEGKTPLLLLLDRITDVRNFGSIARNAECMGVHAIVVPSRGAAQINGDALKTSAGALNLIPVCREPNLKETITFLQQSGVTIIACTEKSDASLEAETVDMTGPVAVLMGSEEDGISPEYLKLADHKLRIPMAGQIGSLNVSVASGIMLFEVLRQRLKSGQ; from the coding sequence ATGGAGAAAAGGAACGACGACCGCCCGGAGCGGCCGCTGAATGAGCGGCGCACGTATTATAACAGCGAAAACCGCCCGGTAAGCCGCGAAGAGCGGGGCGGCCCCGACCGCCGCGAGTCCCGCGGTGGCGGCGAAGGCCGCGACTCGCGCGGTGGTGACTCCCGCAGCAGTGGCGACTTCAAGCCGCGCTACCCCCACAAGCCCGCCGCCGACCGCAGCATCGACATGCTGTTCGGGTTGCGCCCCATTCTGGAAGCCCTGACGGCGGGCCGGACCCTGGAAAAGATTTTTCTGCTGCGCGGCACCAAAAACAGCGTAACTCAGGAAATTACGGAACTGGCCAAAGCCGCCAACGTGCCCATGTCGCTGGTGCCCATTGAGAAGCTCAACGACCTGACCCGCAAAAACCACCAGGGCGCCGTAGCCTTCGTGTCGCCCATCGATTACCAGCCCCTCGACAGCATCCTGGCCGGCTTGTACGAGGAAGGCAAAACGCCCCTGCTGTTGCTGCTCGACCGAATTACGGACGTGCGCAACTTCGGCTCCATTGCCCGCAACGCCGAGTGTATGGGCGTGCACGCCATTGTGGTACCCAGCCGCGGCGCCGCCCAGATCAACGGCGACGCGCTGAAAACCTCGGCCGGCGCCCTGAACCTGATTCCGGTGTGCCGGGAGCCTAACCTGAAGGAAACCATTACGTTCCTGCAGCAGTCGGGTGTTACTATCATTGCCTGCACCGAGAAGTCGGATGCCAGCCTGGAAGCCGAAACCGTGGACATGACCGGCCCGGTAGCCGTGCTCATGGGCAGCGAGGAAGACGGCATCTCGCCCGAGTACCTCAAGCTGGCCGACCACAAGCTGCGCATCCCGATGGCCGGGCAGATTGGCTCCCTCAACGTGTCGGTGGCCAGCGGCATCATGCTGTTTGAAGTACTGCGCCAGCGCCTCAAAAGCGGGCAGTAA
- a CDS encoding M3 family metallopeptidase, translated as MFIFSSPSARQLGFAVLASLAALSSPAADKPAPPTNPLTPGFNQVIDFRRATKADVKQATDMVISDTKASLQAIYKVPATKRTFANTMLALDNLGDHIGSVAGPISILFNASPDSAVRNQAQRSIAVISKYGNELELDEQLYKAVKDYSKTKEAQSLTGARKKYLTETVEDYERNGFALTPEKRKELQAINDKIGDLSLAFGANIAKDQGFLLVNAADMKGLPDDYIKSRPKAGDAYRIGLDGPAYGTFMKYAESDAMRKQLYTLYNNRASDKNLDVLKQLLVERQKKAQLLGYKTYAAYQTSSRMAKTPETVWAFETKLVDRVKQKSQQDLEELLVVKRAYTKDPGAKTITPWESSFYNNLLMKDKYQLDAEKIKEYFEVSKVVDGLFQTTQSLFALKFTEVKDPAVWHKDARMFEVQRDGKLIGRFYIDLFPRDNKYTHAACFGVTSGKATAKGYQLPQAVLLCNFNPPAAGKPALMSHGQVVTFFHEFGHVMHNLLTTAELSSQSGTSVKRDFVEAPSQILENWAWNYDALKTFAKHYQTGEVLPKALYDKMWAARNVGSGIGASQQILYGTLDMTLHDKFDPNGTETTTDVVKRLQNQITPFAYLDGTNMQAAFGHLTGYGAGYYGYMWSKVYAEDMFSVFEKNGIMDQKTGLRYRDMILARGGTDEEYNLVKAFLGREPNQDAFFKSLGL; from the coding sequence ATGTTCATTTTCTCCTCCCCGAGTGCCCGGCAGCTGGGCTTCGCGGTGCTGGCCAGCCTGGCCGCGCTGAGTAGCCCGGCGGCCGACAAGCCGGCCCCGCCCACCAACCCGCTGACGCCGGGCTTCAACCAGGTCATCGACTTCCGGCGCGCCACCAAGGCCGACGTGAAGCAGGCCACCGACATGGTCATCAGCGACACGAAGGCGTCGTTGCAGGCCATTTATAAGGTGCCGGCCACCAAGCGCACCTTCGCCAACACCATGCTGGCCCTCGATAATCTGGGCGACCATATCGGCAGCGTGGCCGGCCCGATCAGCATCTTGTTTAACGCCAGTCCCGACTCGGCCGTGCGCAACCAGGCCCAGCGCAGTATTGCCGTTATCAGCAAGTACGGCAACGAGCTGGAGCTCGATGAGCAGCTGTATAAGGCCGTGAAGGACTACTCCAAGACCAAGGAAGCCCAGAGCCTGACCGGAGCCCGCAAGAAGTACCTGACCGAAACGGTGGAGGACTACGAGCGCAACGGCTTTGCCCTCACGCCCGAGAAGCGCAAGGAATTGCAGGCCATCAACGACAAAATCGGGGATTTGAGCCTGGCCTTCGGGGCTAATATTGCCAAAGACCAGGGCTTTCTGCTGGTGAATGCGGCCGATATGAAGGGCCTGCCGGACGACTACATCAAGAGCCGCCCCAAAGCCGGCGACGCCTACCGCATCGGCCTCGACGGTCCGGCCTACGGCACGTTCATGAAGTACGCCGAGTCGGACGCCATGCGCAAGCAGCTCTACACCTTATATAACAACCGGGCGTCGGACAAGAACCTGGACGTGCTCAAGCAGCTGCTGGTAGAGCGCCAGAAAAAGGCCCAGCTCCTGGGCTACAAAACCTACGCCGCCTACCAAACCAGCTCGCGCATGGCCAAGACGCCCGAAACGGTGTGGGCCTTCGAAACCAAGCTCGTGGACCGCGTCAAGCAGAAAAGCCAGCAGGACTTGGAAGAGCTGCTCGTGGTGAAGCGGGCCTACACCAAGGACCCCGGCGCCAAGACCATTACGCCCTGGGAAAGCTCGTTCTACAACAACCTGTTGATGAAGGACAAGTACCAGCTCGACGCCGAGAAAATCAAGGAGTACTTTGAGGTGAGCAAAGTGGTGGATGGCCTGTTCCAAACCACCCAGAGCCTGTTTGCCCTGAAGTTCACGGAGGTAAAGGACCCGGCGGTGTGGCACAAGGATGCCCGCATGTTTGAGGTGCAGCGCGACGGGAAACTCATCGGCCGCTTCTATATTGACCTTTTCCCGCGGGACAACAAGTACACCCACGCCGCCTGCTTCGGCGTGACCAGCGGCAAGGCCACGGCCAAGGGCTACCAGCTGCCCCAGGCCGTGCTGCTCTGCAATTTCAACCCGCCGGCGGCCGGCAAGCCCGCCCTGATGAGCCACGGCCAGGTGGTGACCTTCTTCCACGAGTTCGGCCACGTGATGCACAACCTGCTGACCACGGCCGAGCTCAGCAGCCAGTCGGGCACCAGCGTGAAGCGCGACTTCGTGGAGGCGCCCTCCCAGATTCTGGAGAACTGGGCCTGGAACTACGACGCCCTGAAGACCTTCGCCAAGCACTACCAGACCGGCGAGGTGCTGCCCAAAGCCCTCTACGACAAGATGTGGGCCGCCCGCAACGTGGGCTCGGGCATCGGCGCTTCCCAGCAGATTCTGTACGGCACGCTCGACATGACCCTGCACGACAAGTTTGACCCCAACGGTACTGAAACTACCACCGACGTGGTGAAGCGCCTGCAAAATCAGATTACGCCCTTCGCCTACCTCGACGGCACCAACATGCAGGCCGCCTTCGGTCACCTGACGGGCTACGGCGCCGGCTACTACGGTTACATGTGGTCCAAGGTCTACGCCGAGGACATGTTCTCCGTCTTCGAGAAGAACGGCATCATGGACCAGAAGACCGGCCTGCGCTACCGGGACATGATCTTGGCCCGCGGCGGTACCGACGAGGAGTACAACCTGGTGAAGGCCTTCCTGGGTCGGGAGCCCAACCAGGACGCCTTCTTCAAGTCGCTGGGACTTTGA
- a CDS encoding KpsF/GutQ family sugar-phosphate isomerase, with protein MKQQNDTNTIAKKVLLEEADAVRGVAEAIAQTPDFAQCVAAILSLRGRVVVTGIGKSAHIAGKMVATLNSTGTPALFMHAADAIHGDLGMIQPEDFVIAISKSGDTPEIKVLVPLLKRKGVPLAALVSNADSYLGVQADYVLHAPVTREACPHNLAPTTSTTAALALGDALAVCLLESREFTSADFARLHPGGTLGKKLYLKVGDLSRQNQTPQVLENAPLKDIILEISGKRLGATAVLALADGHLLGIITDGDLRRMLTNFTTLEAVRARDIMTPNPMSIDVDDFAAEALVRMQNRNITQLIVTENGQFSGFIHLHDLLREGLV; from the coding sequence TTGAAACAGCAGAACGACACCAACACAATTGCAAAAAAAGTGCTTCTCGAAGAAGCAGACGCCGTTCGGGGAGTGGCCGAAGCCATAGCCCAGACGCCGGATTTTGCACAATGCGTAGCCGCCATACTCTCTTTACGGGGTCGGGTGGTAGTTACCGGCATCGGAAAGAGCGCCCACATTGCGGGCAAGATGGTGGCCACCCTGAACTCCACGGGCACGCCCGCGCTGTTTATGCACGCCGCCGACGCCATTCACGGCGACCTGGGCATGATTCAGCCCGAGGACTTTGTCATTGCCATTAGCAAGAGCGGCGACACGCCCGAAATAAAAGTGCTGGTGCCGCTGCTCAAGCGCAAGGGCGTGCCGCTGGCGGCCCTGGTCAGCAATGCCGACTCCTACCTGGGCGTGCAGGCCGACTACGTGCTGCACGCGCCCGTCACCCGCGAAGCCTGCCCCCACAACCTGGCGCCCACCACCAGCACCACCGCCGCCCTGGCCCTGGGCGACGCGCTGGCCGTGTGTTTGCTGGAGTCGCGCGAGTTCACCTCCGCCGACTTTGCCCGCCTGCACCCGGGTGGTACGCTGGGCAAGAAGCTCTACCTGAAAGTGGGCGACCTGAGCCGGCAAAACCAGACGCCCCAGGTTCTGGAAAATGCCCCGCTCAAGGACATCATCCTCGAAATATCGGGTAAGCGCCTGGGCGCCACGGCCGTGCTGGCCCTGGCCGACGGCCACCTGCTGGGCATTATCACCGACGGCGACCTGCGCCGCATGCTCACCAACTTCACCACGCTGGAAGCTGTGCGGGCCCGCGACATTATGACGCCCAACCCCATGAGCATCGACGTGGACGACTTCGCGGCCGAGGCCCTGGTCCGGATGCAGAACCGCAACATCACTCAGCTGATTGTCACGGAAAATGGGCAATTTAGTGGGTTCATTCACTTGCACGATTTGCTGCGCGAAGGCTTGGTGTAG